From Mucilaginibacter rubeus, a single genomic window includes:
- a CDS encoding DUF6965 family protein, whose protein sequence is MSYEELSEYFSNVTLPQELRLDRATTQLHVADFVKQLLKNMKNYPDNWRHQYQLMRIKHALENPYNGPEIPRF, encoded by the coding sequence ATGAGCTACGAAGAATTGAGTGAATACTTTAGTAATGTTACATTACCCCAGGAATTAAGATTAGACCGCGCTACAACTCAGCTCCATGTTGCCGATTTTGTTAAGCAATTATTGAAAAACATGAAAAACTATCCCGATAACTGGCGTCATCAGTACCAGTTAATGCGGATTAAACACGCCCTCGAAAACCCATACAACGGCCCGGAAATCCCAAGATTTTAG
- a CDS encoding GyrI-like domain-containing protein produces the protein MEDTVQVIAISNPIKLIGKVFTGSYSGASAYVTAVQNELTSAQISFIPYKICGIYYDNPEVTPADEQRSFQGVVTEGNTDLSETSLTAIDMLGTFLYTRVTGDPMQAIMKGYGDLFAYIHARQTKLKSNAGYQILTFSEGLVTTEIYMEISED, from the coding sequence ATGGAAGATACAGTACAGGTAATAGCAATTAGTAATCCCATAAAACTTATCGGAAAAGTATTTACAGGTAGTTACTCCGGGGCATCAGCATACGTTACCGCTGTTCAAAATGAGTTAACTTCGGCTCAAATATCCTTTATTCCATATAAAATTTGCGGCATTTATTATGACAACCCGGAGGTTACCCCGGCTGACGAACAAAGAAGCTTTCAAGGTGTAGTTACAGAAGGCAATACTGATCTGTCAGAAACATCACTTACTGCCATTGATATGCTTGGAACGTTCCTGTACACAAGAGTTACCGGCGATCCGATGCAGGCCATCATGAAAGGCTACGGTGATCTGTTTGCGTATATCCATGCACGCCAAACCAAATTGAAATCAAACGCGGGCTACCAGATCCTGACTTTTAGCGAAGGATTAGTAACAACAGAGATCTACATGGAGATTTCTGAAGATTAA
- a CDS encoding SDR family NAD(P)-dependent oxidoreductase, with protein sequence MEQIKDNYNGALQKPLDSGFGTQSTTTDVIKGINLSGKTAIVTGGYAGIGLKTVRTLVSAGAKVIVPARDYNKAAKNLEGVPNVTIKVMDLMDPASIDSFAVGFLKTAAPLNLLINNAGIMWVPLQRDARGYESQLATNHLGHFQLTALLWPALKKAHGARVINVSSYGHQISPFDFDDPNFLHRDYETLTAYGQSKTANNLFTVELDHRAKDFGVRSYALHPGSVNGTDLGRAASVELFQQMGMFDADGNILPEVAARLKTVEQGAATSVWCATSPQLDNIGGVYCENADVANLDLGDIEHKYDEPLTLRGVKPYSVDAESAQKLWTLSEEMTGVKFAAN encoded by the coding sequence ATGGAACAAATAAAAGATAATTATAATGGAGCATTACAGAAACCGCTGGATTCAGGATTTGGCACCCAATCAACCACTACCGACGTTATTAAAGGGATAAATCTTAGTGGCAAAACAGCTATAGTAACCGGCGGCTATGCGGGCATCGGTTTAAAAACCGTAAGAACGTTGGTATCAGCCGGGGCAAAAGTTATTGTACCTGCACGTGATTACAACAAAGCCGCTAAAAATCTCGAAGGCGTACCTAACGTAACCATTAAGGTGATGGATCTGATGGATCCGGCCTCTATCGATTCCTTCGCGGTAGGTTTTCTGAAAACTGCTGCGCCGCTTAACCTGCTCATCAATAACGCAGGCATCATGTGGGTGCCGCTTCAGCGCGATGCAAGGGGTTATGAATCACAACTGGCAACCAATCACCTCGGGCATTTCCAGCTTACCGCCTTACTTTGGCCGGCGCTTAAAAAAGCCCATGGGGCAAGGGTGATCAATGTATCTTCTTACGGTCACCAGATTTCGCCTTTTGATTTTGACGATCCCAACTTCCTTCATCGCGATTACGAAACCCTGACGGCCTACGGTCAATCAAAAACAGCCAACAATCTTTTTACTGTCGAACTTGACCACCGCGCTAAAGATTTCGGGGTTCGCTCCTACGCACTACATCCTGGCTCTGTAAATGGTACCGACCTTGGCCGAGCCGCCTCGGTAGAGTTATTTCAGCAGATGGGCATGTTTGACGCCGACGGAAATATATTGCCGGAAGTAGCGGCCCGGCTAAAAACTGTAGAACAGGGTGCAGCCACCTCGGTATGGTGTGCTACCAGTCCGCAGCTCGATAACATAGGTGGTGTATATTGTGAAAATGCAGATGTTGCCAATCTGGACCTTGGGGACATTGAACATAAATACGATGAGCCCCTTACTTTACGTGGCGTAAAACCATATTCGGTTGATGCTGAAAGCGCCCAAAAGCTGTGGACCTTGAGCGAAGAAATGACAGGCGTAAAATTTGCGGCAAACTAA
- a CDS encoding acyltransferase family protein — MNNNELATKPHYPILDGLRGVAAIIVVTFHLTEPLATGHLDNLVNHGYLAVDFFFLLSGFVIGYAYDDRWHKMTVGSFFKRRIERLQPMVVLGMTLGAIGFYFTDSTLWPLIHTVPVWKMLLVTLIGYTILPVPLSLDIRGWEEMHPMNSVGWSLFFEYIANILYAVWIRKFSKTALSILVGIAAIALAHLAISNGDVSGGWTLNVEQVRIGITRTIYPFFAGLLLSRIVKPTQIKNAFLWCSLLVAIVLYMPRIGGAEHVWMNGIYESVCIIIVFPVIVYLGASGVLQTQRENKICKFLGDISYPLYLVHYPLVYFYVAWISNNKGITIAQAWPYALLILIGGIGLAYVALKWYDEPVRKWLRKKLG; from the coding sequence ATGAACAATAATGAGCTGGCCACCAAGCCACACTATCCCATCTTAGATGGCCTTCGCGGCGTCGCGGCCATAATCGTGGTAACCTTTCACTTAACTGAGCCTTTAGCAACCGGTCATTTAGATAATCTTGTCAATCACGGCTATCTCGCTGTCGACTTTTTCTTTTTACTATCAGGCTTCGTGATTGGCTATGCATATGACGACCGTTGGCATAAAATGACTGTCGGCAGTTTTTTCAAACGTCGTATCGAACGTCTGCAACCCATGGTGGTTTTAGGGATGACCCTCGGCGCTATCGGGTTTTATTTTACAGATTCTACACTTTGGCCGCTCATTCATACCGTTCCGGTTTGGAAAATGCTGCTGGTAACGCTGATCGGTTATACTATTCTGCCGGTGCCGCTATCGCTTGATATCCGTGGATGGGAGGAGATGCACCCGATGAATAGCGTGGGCTGGTCGTTATTTTTCGAATACATTGCCAACATTCTTTATGCTGTCTGGATCAGGAAATTTTCTAAAACGGCATTAAGTATCCTGGTTGGCATTGCCGCTATCGCGCTTGCACACCTGGCTATTAGTAATGGCGATGTCAGCGGTGGCTGGACGTTGAATGTAGAGCAGGTCAGGATCGGGATAACCCGTACCATATACCCTTTCTTTGCCGGTTTGTTACTTTCACGCATAGTTAAGCCAACTCAAATTAAAAACGCTTTTTTATGGTGCAGTCTTTTAGTGGCCATTGTACTGTATATGCCGCGCATTGGCGGTGCCGAGCACGTTTGGATGAACGGGATCTATGAATCGGTTTGTATCATCATCGTTTTCCCGGTTATCGTATACCTTGGCGCCAGTGGCGTGTTGCAAACTCAACGCGAGAACAAGATCTGCAAATTCCTGGGTGACATATCCTATCCGCTTTACCTGGTACATTATCCACTGGTTTACTTTTACGTAGCCTGGATCAGCAATAACAAGGGCATCACCATTGCACAAGCCTGGCCCTACGCGTTACTTATTTTGATAGGTGGAATTGGTTTAGCCTACGTCGCACTGAAATGGTATGATGAGCCGGTTAGGAAGTGGTTGCGGAAAAAGCTTGGGTAA
- a CDS encoding inclusion body family protein, whose product MAITSEFVSTTQEIINIQIVIDTDAITTDFPTPSQDPNAPTGLPHNYMYMVATRGNTITGSGGADLNIKADVGDVIRWYAVSEFGNFDSAVVIYKLEKYAQDTVFNNVTFSVYTRTGILPADGTAIPIGFSTQNFWFNQANVVAKGTEQYNVSFALYTRQRGVDQPVLFGYYYWDPTVTVQS is encoded by the coding sequence ATGGCAATTACCAGCGAATTTGTCTCCACCACGCAGGAGATCATCAACATCCAGATTGTGATAGATACCGATGCTATCACTACCGATTTTCCAACTCCAAGCCAGGATCCTAACGCTCCTACAGGCCTGCCTCACAATTATATGTATATGGTGGCTACCCGTGGCAATACTATTACCGGTTCCGGCGGCGCCGACCTTAACATCAAAGCCGATGTAGGTGACGTTATACGTTGGTACGCGGTATCAGAGTTCGGCAACTTTGATTCGGCTGTAGTTATTTACAAGTTAGAAAAGTACGCCCAGGATACTGTATTCAATAATGTAACTTTCAGCGTATATACCCGTACTGGTATTTTACCTGCCGATGGTACCGCTATCCCGATTGGCTTTTCAACTCAAAACTTTTGGTTTAACCAAGCTAATGTAGTGGCCAAAGGCACCGAGCAATATAACGTGTCATTTGCACTCTATACACGCCAAAGGGGTGTTGATCAGCCTGTATTATTCGGCTACTATTACTGGGACCCAACCGTTACTGTACAAAGCTAA
- a CDS encoding SRPBCC family protein, whose protein sequence is MKAEKSKSAEAQMLIRKPVEEVFKAFIDPAITTQFWFTKSTGKLETGKQVTWSWEMYGVSSVVVASAIKENELITIEWGTPATTVDFNFKAMGDDATYVEIQHYGFNKTGDELIAAIKDSTGGFTTVLDGLKAWLEHGIHLNLVGDKFPKGK, encoded by the coding sequence ATGAAAGCCGAAAAATCAAAAAGCGCCGAAGCGCAAATGTTGATCCGCAAGCCGGTTGAAGAAGTTTTTAAAGCCTTTATTGATCCGGCTATCACTACACAATTCTGGTTTACCAAATCGACAGGTAAATTGGAAACGGGCAAACAAGTAACCTGGTCATGGGAAATGTATGGTGTATCATCGGTAGTTGTTGCTTCTGCCATTAAAGAGAACGAGTTAATAACCATTGAATGGGGAACACCAGCAACAACTGTCGATTTTAATTTTAAGGCTATGGGCGATGATGCTACTTATGTAGAAATTCAGCATTATGGTTTTAACAAAACAGGAGATGAACTCATTGCTGCTATCAAAGATTCGACAGGTGGATTTACCACAGTTTTAGACGGGTTAAAAGCCTGGCTGGAGCATGGTATTCATTTAAATTTAGTTGGCGATAAATTTCCGAAGGGAAAGTAA
- a CDS encoding YncE family protein — MNKTTRNLAFKTAKSSLSKLFTLSFLLIVFIAARCKAQSTPSRTLLALSKSDHTLSVIDPVTLKVIASVPVGSDPHEVIASADGKTAYVSIYGGGSLHELSVIDLVAQKALPALDTRPLMGPHGLTFAAGKVWFSAEGAKAVGRYDPATGKFDWAMGTGQDRTHMIYVTADGKQVYTTNVNSATVSILTDSPSKPAGPPPGPTPPAGATPPPGFAPPARQEWVQTVIPVAKGSEGFDVSPDGRELWTAGAEDGNISVIDVTAKKVTATIDAKVVGANRLQFTPDGKRVLVTSLRTGDLFIFDAASHREIKRINTGRGAAGILVDDDGSRAFIGCTSDNYVAVVDLEKLEVSGHIDIRGADGLAWAVRR, encoded by the coding sequence ATGAATAAAACTACACGTAACCTGGCTTTTAAAACTGCAAAGTCCAGCCTGAGTAAATTGTTTACTTTAAGTTTTCTGTTGATAGTTTTTATTGCCGCCAGATGTAAGGCACAGTCAACACCATCGCGCACGCTGCTTGCGCTTTCTAAAAGTGATCATACCCTGTCTGTTATCGATCCGGTTACGCTGAAGGTTATAGCCAGTGTGCCCGTAGGTTCCGATCCGCATGAGGTTATCGCCTCGGCTGACGGGAAAACGGCTTATGTATCCATTTATGGCGGCGGGAGCCTGCACGAGCTTAGCGTGATTGACCTTGTAGCACAAAAAGCTTTACCCGCGCTTGATACCAGGCCGTTAATGGGGCCGCATGGCTTAACCTTTGCTGCAGGTAAAGTGTGGTTTTCGGCAGAAGGAGCTAAAGCTGTTGGCCGTTATGATCCGGCAACAGGTAAATTTGATTGGGCTATGGGAACAGGGCAGGACAGAACACACATGATCTATGTTACTGCAGATGGGAAACAGGTTTATACTACTAATGTAAACTCGGCAACTGTAAGTATTTTGACAGATAGCCCGAGTAAACCGGCAGGTCCTCCGCCCGGACCAACCCCTCCAGCCGGAGCGACACCACCGCCCGGATTTGCACCTCCGGCACGTCAGGAATGGGTGCAAACTGTTATTCCGGTGGCCAAAGGGTCTGAAGGTTTTGATGTATCACCCGATGGCCGTGAATTGTGGACTGCAGGTGCCGAAGATGGTAACATTTCAGTTATTGATGTTACAGCCAAAAAAGTAACCGCTACAATTGATGCGAAGGTTGTGGGAGCCAACCGTCTTCAGTTTACGCCTGATGGCAAACGGGTATTGGTTACCAGTCTCCGGACAGGTGATCTGTTTATTTTTGACGCGGCATCGCACCGGGAAATAAAACGCATAAATACCGGCCGCGGCGCGGCGGGCATCCTGGTAGATGATGACGGATCACGCGCCTTTATAGGTTGCACTTCTGATAACTATGTGGCCGTGGTTGATCTTGAAAAATTAGAAGTAAGCGGGCATATTGATATTCGCGGGGCAGATGGTTTAGCCTGGGCAGTTAGGCGATGA
- a CDS encoding glycoside hydrolase family 3 N-terminal domain-containing protein — MKRSSVLIPLLLLITIKSFGGLRMAADTPLYKNKKAAVNARVEDLMARMTLKEKIEQLQNRASGRADEIENIFKGESYGCTHEMNMKAADCADMYQKLQIYMLTKTRLGIPILTAAEGIEGILQNGCTLFPQELAQGSTFNPALIRKMTEAAGAEADVIGIHQILSPVLDIARELRWGRVEETYGEDPYLIAQMGIAFVNGYQKYNITCTPKHFMAHGSPSGGLNCANVSGGERELRSLYMYPFKRVIAETNPLAVMSCYSSYDGIALSGSHYYMTDILRSELGFKGYVYSDWGSVDRLLTFHHAVSTQEDAAKMALIAGIDLDIDDAYQHLQKLVESGKLDLKYIDLAVRRVLTVKFTLGLFDAPYGNPARVDKVVHSAANVAISKGVADESAVLVKNSNNILPLNLSKYKSIAVVGPNSNQTIFGDYSWTQRNPKEGTTLLQGLKEVIGNKITINNAEGCDWWSQDKTHIAEAVKAVEASDIAIVAIGTRSTFLGRSPKYSTSGEGFDLSSLELPGVQMDLLKAIKATGKPMVVVFIAGKPLAMPWVKDNADAVLVQWYGGEKQGRTLADILTGAINPSGRLNVSFPRSTGNTPCFYNHYVTDREEPFDQPGTPEDPKMHYIFDKPEPVWNFGYGLSYTSFKYSNCTLADSVFSAKGGTIKVSVDVENTGTRDGKEVVQLYIHDKFSSVATPVKQLKAFSKVLIKAGKRTTVTLEVPVSELGLYNDQMQYVVEPGEFEIQVGKAADDIVFTKTVIIKE, encoded by the coding sequence ATGAAAAGAAGTTCCGTTTTAATCCCCTTACTACTTTTAATTACGATAAAAAGCTTTGGTGGCTTGCGTATGGCGGCCGATACCCCATTATACAAAAACAAAAAAGCAGCTGTAAACGCCCGAGTTGAAGACTTGATGGCGCGAATGACGCTCAAAGAAAAAATTGAGCAGCTGCAAAACAGGGCATCGGGCCGGGCTGATGAAATTGAAAACATTTTTAAAGGCGAGAGTTACGGCTGCACCCATGAAATGAACATGAAAGCGGCCGATTGTGCCGATATGTACCAGAAATTGCAAATCTACATGCTCACCAAAACCAGGCTGGGCATCCCTATCCTTACCGCGGCAGAGGGAATTGAAGGTATCCTGCAAAATGGTTGTACCCTGTTTCCGCAGGAACTTGCTCAGGGCAGTACCTTTAACCCGGCGCTAATCCGTAAAATGACCGAAGCCGCCGGGGCCGAAGCTGATGTGATCGGCATTCACCAGATCCTTTCGCCGGTATTGGATATTGCCCGCGAGCTAAGATGGGGCCGTGTTGAAGAAACTTACGGCGAAGACCCTTACCTGATAGCTCAAATGGGTATTGCCTTTGTAAATGGTTATCAAAAATACAATATCACCTGTACGCCTAAACATTTCATGGCTCACGGCTCCCCTTCAGGAGGGTTGAATTGTGCTAATGTAAGCGGCGGTGAACGCGAGCTGCGCAGCCTGTATATGTACCCCTTTAAAAGGGTTATCGCCGAAACCAATCCGCTGGCGGTTATGTCATGCTATAGTTCATACGATGGCATCGCGCTTAGCGGCTCTCATTACTACATGACCGATATACTGCGCAGCGAACTTGGCTTTAAAGGTTATGTATATTCTGACTGGGGATCGGTTGACCGGCTGTTAACTTTCCACCATGCTGTTTCAACCCAGGAAGATGCCGCTAAGATGGCCCTCATCGCCGGCATCGATCTTGATATTGACGATGCGTATCAACACCTGCAAAAATTGGTTGAAAGCGGTAAACTGGATCTGAAATACATTGATCTGGCAGTTCGCCGGGTTTTGACGGTTAAGTTTACCCTGGGTTTGTTTGACGCTCCTTATGGCAATCCGGCCAGGGTTGATAAAGTGGTACACAGTGCCGCCAACGTAGCTATTTCCAAAGGAGTAGCCGACGAAAGTGCAGTACTTGTTAAAAACAGCAACAATATTTTGCCGCTAAACCTGTCCAAATACAAATCGATAGCTGTTGTAGGCCCCAACAGTAACCAAACCATTTTTGGCGATTACTCCTGGACCCAACGTAATCCGAAAGAAGGAACAACTTTACTGCAGGGCCTTAAGGAAGTTATCGGCAATAAAATTACAATAAACAACGCCGAGGGCTGCGACTGGTGGAGCCAGGATAAAACGCACATTGCCGAGGCTGTTAAGGCTGTAGAGGCAAGCGATATCGCCATTGTTGCTATCGGTACACGCAGTACATTTTTAGGCCGTAGCCCTAAATACTCAACATCCGGCGAGGGTTTCGACCTTTCGTCGCTTGAGCTACCGGGGGTACAAATGGATTTACTGAAAGCTATAAAAGCCACCGGCAAGCCAATGGTTGTGGTGTTTATCGCGGGTAAGCCTTTGGCTATGCCATGGGTTAAAGACAATGCCGATGCGGTGCTTGTACAATGGTATGGCGGCGAAAAACAAGGCCGTACCCTTGCCGATATCCTTACCGGTGCAATAAACCCATCGGGTAGGCTAAATGTATCGTTCCCACGCAGCACGGGTAACACCCCTTGTTTCTACAATCATTATGTAACCGACCGGGAAGAACCATTTGACCAGCCCGGCACACCCGAAGATCCTAAAATGCACTACATTTTTGATAAACCCGAGCCGGTTTGGAATTTTGGCTACGGCTTAAGCTATACCAGTTTTAAATACAGCAATTGTACTTTGGCCGATTCTGTTTTTTCGGCCAAGGGTGGAACTATCAAAGTATCTGTTGATGTAGAAAATACCGGCACCCGTGATGGCAAAGAAGTGGTGCAACTTTATATCCACGATAAATTCAGCTCGGTTGCTACACCTGTAAAACAACTTAAAGCCTTTAGTAAAGTATTGATCAAGGCCGGCAAACGCACAACCGTAACCCTTGAAGTACCTGTTTCGGAGTTGGGTTTATATAACGACCAGATGCAATATGTAGTAGAACCCGGCGAATTTGAAATACAGGTAGGTAAGGCCGCCGATGATATTGTGTTTACTAAAACTGTAATTATAAAGGAATAA
- a CDS encoding AAA family ATPase, with amino-acid sequence MVLEPFHELVLKFIENTNRPIFLTGKAGTGKTTFLRWIRANITKNLAVVAPTAVAAINAGGVTIHSFFQVPFGPQVPVTDHNNPNILLRQVSLEKSNILKCLDLLIIDEISMVRADTLDYIDTVLRQVKGSARPFGGVQLLMIGDLFQLPPVYEKDWPVLRNFYKGPYFFDSLAFQKFPVLTFELTQVYRQKDPVFVEILNSIRNGYANNTMLNRLNAHYNPNLNANWLKDYVTLSTHNQLVNEINQQRLTELDGEAHTYKATVTGDFPKEAYPAEEELVLKVGAQVMFIKNDSSGKKQYYNGRTGRIIAMGPGNIRLSFLDDGSEFEVIPESWQNVKYALAEDEQKVNEQNNGSFSQYPLRLAWAITIHKSQGLTFEKAVIDVDAAFAFGQAYVALSRCRSLEGMILKSPVRPENIRTDPEIISFMQNAAISIPDESLLESTIRQIALEEMKDVFDFTMLTGAWKQLKTIMLAGGIKNSPLSDSINKTDLNWDTDIKSVGDRFIRKELAALPDDQLIWDNTVFIGRLKNAANYFLPKLNAFSEAINSFYTAVNNTNPPAEFYDNLNHLLVNLKAKTAAFVRLPIASSGRDILSSVQEAGISYKPVYKNWNPKALPKEKEIVNPELYKQLLNWRKATSLERKIPEHTLVSENMLRDITAKLPRSLNQLSQLKSFGDAKATDLGEPILKMIRSYLGENDLFS; translated from the coding sequence ATGGTGTTGGAGCCTTTTCATGAACTCGTCCTTAAATTTATTGAAAATACAAACCGGCCTATATTTTTAACCGGTAAGGCGGGTACAGGTAAAACCACTTTTTTACGCTGGATCAGGGCAAACATTACCAAAAACCTGGCAGTTGTAGCGCCTACGGCGGTCGCCGCTATTAATGCCGGAGGTGTAACCATCCATTCATTTTTCCAGGTGCCTTTCGGTCCGCAGGTACCGGTAACCGATCATAACAATCCCAATATCCTGTTAAGACAGGTAAGCCTCGAAAAGTCGAACATATTAAAATGCCTTGATCTGCTTATTATCGATGAGATCAGTATGGTGCGGGCAGATACCCTGGATTATATCGACACCGTACTGCGTCAGGTTAAAGGATCGGCACGACCTTTTGGCGGTGTCCAATTGCTGATGATTGGCGACCTGTTTCAGCTCCCTCCTGTTTATGAAAAGGACTGGCCGGTATTGAGGAACTTTTATAAAGGCCCCTATTTTTTCGATAGCCTTGCATTTCAAAAATTCCCGGTGCTAACTTTTGAGCTTACCCAGGTTTATCGCCAAAAAGATCCGGTATTTGTGGAGATCTTGAACAGCATCAGGAATGGTTATGCCAATAATACAATGCTTAATAGGCTAAACGCGCATTACAACCCAAACCTGAATGCCAACTGGCTTAAGGACTACGTAACCCTATCAACCCATAACCAACTGGTTAACGAAATTAATCAGCAGCGTTTAACCGAACTTGATGGCGAAGCACATACTTATAAAGCAACAGTAACCGGCGATTTCCCAAAGGAAGCCTACCCTGCCGAAGAGGAACTGGTATTAAAGGTTGGCGCACAGGTAATGTTTATCAAAAATGACAGCTCGGGTAAAAAGCAATATTATAACGGGCGAACCGGGCGCATCATTGCCATGGGGCCGGGCAATATCCGTTTAAGTTTTCTGGATGATGGATCTGAGTTTGAGGTGATCCCCGAAAGCTGGCAAAATGTAAAGTATGCTTTGGCCGAGGATGAGCAAAAGGTAAATGAACAAAACAATGGATCTTTCAGTCAGTATCCATTGCGCCTGGCCTGGGCTATAACCATCCATAAAAGCCAGGGCCTTACGTTTGAAAAAGCGGTTATTGATGTTGATGCGGCCTTTGCGTTCGGGCAGGCTTATGTGGCATTAAGCCGTTGCCGATCGTTAGAAGGTATGATCCTGAAATCGCCGGTACGGCCCGAAAATATCCGCACCGATCCGGAGATCATCAGCTTTATGCAAAACGCGGCTATTTCTATTCCCGATGAAAGCTTACTGGAAAGTACTATCCGGCAAATTGCATTGGAAGAGATGAAAGATGTATTTGATTTTACCATGCTTACCGGCGCCTGGAAACAACTCAAAACTATTATGCTGGCCGGAGGGATTAAAAACAGCCCTTTATCTGACAGTATCAACAAAACAGACCTTAATTGGGATACCGATATAAAAAGCGTTGGCGACCGCTTTATCCGGAAAGAACTCGCCGCTTTGCCCGATGATCAACTAATTTGGGATAACACCGTATTTATAGGCAGGTTAAAAAATGCCGCCAACTATTTTCTGCCCAAACTAAATGCTTTTTCTGAAGCCATTAACAGTTTCTATACTGCAGTAAATAACACTAACCCACCAGCTGAATTTTACGATAACTTAAATCACTTATTGGTAAACCTGAAGGCAAAAACAGCCGCCTTTGTACGCCTGCCTATTGCCTCGTCGGGCAGGGATATTTTATCATCGGTACAGGAAGCCGGGATAAGCTATAAGCCTGTATACAAAAACTGGAACCCAAAAGCCCTGCCAAAAGAAAAGGAAATTGTAAACCCCGAACTTTACAAGCAGTTATTAAACTGGCGTAAGGCAACCAGTCTTGAGCGCAAAATCCCTGAGCATACCTTGGTATCAGAAAATATGCTTCGCGACATCACCGCAAAACTACCACGATCATTAAACCAGCTGTCGCAGTTAAAAAGCTTTGGTGATGCCAAAGCAACAGACCTGGGCGAACCCATTCTGAAAATGATCAGAAGCTATTTAGGCGAAAATGATCTGTTTTCCTAA
- a CDS encoding helix-turn-helix domain-containing protein, which translates to MEFKTHYLSPDIKLSNFEDKPFRTEVLFEHHMLIWFISGETKIVQADSIHVFGAGDIFLIPRNQLTTVINYPKDGLPHKTVAMHLTMPMLKEFYTKNPPKARLLHSPGIRNFGKHPLLESCLASLIPYFDLKDGLPENLASLKIEEAINILRIIDGDIDGILANFQEPGKIDLTNFMERNFMFNMPMEKFGYLTGRSLTTFKRDFKKSFDTTPQKWLTQKRLELAHYRIREQNRKPSDVYAEVGFENLSHFTYAFKKHFSYSPTADSH; encoded by the coding sequence ATGGAATTTAAAACACATTATTTAAGCCCAGATATTAAACTCTCAAATTTTGAGGATAAACCATTCCGAACAGAGGTGTTGTTTGAACATCACATGCTGATCTGGTTTATTTCGGGCGAAACAAAGATAGTGCAGGCCGATTCGATACATGTTTTTGGTGCCGGTGATATATTCCTGATCCCCCGTAATCAGCTAACCACGGTAATTAACTATCCCAAGGATGGTTTACCACATAAAACAGTGGCCATGCACCTCACCATGCCAATGCTCAAAGAGTTTTATACCAAGAACCCGCCAAAGGCTCGCCTGTTGCATTCGCCAGGGATCAGGAACTTTGGTAAGCACCCGCTATTGGAAAGCTGCCTGGCCTCGCTGATCCCGTACTTTGACCTGAAGGATGGATTGCCGGAAAACCTTGCTTCGCTGAAAATTGAAGAAGCTATCAATATTTTAAGGATAATTGACGGCGATATAGATGGAATACTGGCCAATTTCCAGGAGCCGGGTAAAATTGACCTCACCAATTTCATGGAGCGAAACTTCATGTTCAATATGCCGATGGAAAAGTTTGGTTACCTCACCGGTCGCAGCCTTACCACTTTTAAAAGGGACTTTAAGAAAAGCTTTGACACTACCCCACAAAAGTGGCTCACCCAAAAACGATTGGAACTGGCGCATTACCGCATCAGGGAACAAAACAGGAAACCATCAGATGTATATGCTGAAGTGGGATTTGAAAACCTGTCGCATTTTACCTATGCTTTTAAGAAGCATTTCAGTTATTCGCCAACGGCTGACAGCCATTAA
- a CDS encoding VOC family protein — MNQAYIAGIAPFFIVHNVTASLSFYGEMLNFETVFQEPAHDPFFAIVQRDGAMIFLKAVEADPLPNSSRARDARWDAYVSVPNPDILAAEFISRDVTFTQPLQDTHDGLRGFELADTDGYILFFGRPL, encoded by the coding sequence ATGAATCAGGCATATATCGCAGGCATCGCTCCATTCTTTATCGTTCATAACGTCACGGCTTCACTTTCGTTTTATGGTGAAATGCTCAACTTTGAAACTGTTTTCCAGGAACCTGCTCATGATCCGTTTTTTGCCATTGTGCAGCGCGATGGAGCTATGATCTTTCTTAAGGCGGTAGAGGCAGATCCGCTTCCTAATTCCAGTCGTGCCCGGGATGCCCGTTGGGATGCTTATGTAAGCGTTCCTAACCCGGATATACTCGCTGCAGAATTCATATCACGGGATGTTACTTTCACCCAACCATTACAGGATACACACGACGGCCTGCGTGGTTTTGAGCTGGCAGATACCGATGGTTATATCCTGTTTTTTGGCAGGCCACTGTAA